Part of the Candidatus Methylomirabilota bacterium genome is shown below.
TCGAGCCCGTTCGCCGCCGGCGAGGGGGCGTCACGCATCCCGGCGGGGTCGATGACGGCGCTCATGCGCATCCGAGCGGCTCCGCATCGATCACGCGGCCGGGCCTCGGGATCCTGACCGTGAACGTCGAGCCCTTGTCGATCTCGCTCGCCACTTCGATGGTCCCCCCGTGCTGCCGCACGATCCCGAGGCTCACCGAGAGTCCGAGGCCGGTGCCGCTCACCTCGGGCTTCGTGGTGAAGAACGGCTCGAAGATCCGGACCAGGTTGTGGGACGCGATGCCGGTGCCGGTGTCGGTGACGATCACCATGACCTCCTCTGGCGCGGCGCTCGTCCGCACCGTGAGGAAGCCGCCCCGGGGCATCGCCTGGATCGCGTTGTGGGCGAGGTTCAGGAACACCTGCTTCATGCGGCCCGGATCGACCTCGACGACCGGCAGCGCCTCCGCGTAACGCTCCTCGATGGTGACGCCGTGAATGCCCTGGTGACGCACCAGCCCGATCACTTCCTTGAGGACCTGGTTCAGGTCCACCTCTTGGGGGACGAACGGGCGTTGCCGGCTGAAGTCGAGCAGATCGCGGACGATGTCGCGGGCCCGTGTGGCCTCCGTCACGATCAGGTTGATCGGCTCATGCATCGCATTGTCGGAGGGCAGGTCCTCGATGAGGAGCGAGGCGAAGCCCAGCACGCTCGTCAGCGGGTTGTTGATCTCGTGGGCGACCTGGGCCGCCATCTCACCGAGGGCGGCCAGCTTGGCGGCGTGCACCAGCTGCGACTGGGTCTCCCGCAGCTCCGCCATCTGCCGCTTGACGCCCTCGTAGAGGCGGGCGTTCTCGACGGCGATGGCGACCTGGCTGGCGACGATCTTGAGGAGCTGCTCCTCGTCGCCCTTGGCGCCGGCCGGAACGATGCTGTGGACGACCATCACGCCGAGGTCGCGCTGCTGGACCACCAGCGGGAGCACCCATTCGACCTCCTCCCACTCCTGGTTGGCCTCGCCGTCTTCCGTCAGCACGCTGCGCATCTGCGCGGCCTGCTCGCTCTTCACCGACACCTGCAGCCCGGCCGGCTCGGTCAGCTCCACGCTCATCTGCGTGATGCCGATGGCCCGGCCCAGCGCCGGCAGGAGCTTCTCCAGCATGGTGCGGACGTCCAGCTCGGAGGTGATCCCCTGGACCGCGCCGTGCAGCGCTTCTAGCTGCCCCGCCCGCCTGACGAAGTGCTCGTTGAGGCGCCGCAGCTCTTCGATCTGCCGGACCATGCGGTACACCAGCCGCTGGTTCAGCTCGCGGAGGAAGGGCGCTTCCTTCCGCTCGTCGACCCGCTCGCGCTTGCCGCGCAGGAACTCGGCGACCTGACGCGGGAAGGCGTCGGCGTCGAGAGGCTTCGCGATGTAGCCGTCGCAGCCGGCCACCAGCGTCCGCTCGCGGTCGCCCTCCATCGCGTACGCGGTCACGGCGATGATCGGCGTCCCCCGCA
Proteins encoded:
- a CDS encoding ATP-binding protein, giving the protein MATTKILYIEDSAENRMLVRALLAREKYTIVEAEDGLSGIEAALREQPALILLDINLPGIDGYEVGVALRSFPMLRGTPIIAVTAYAMEGDRERTLVAGCDGYIAKPLDADAFPRQVAEFLRGKRERVDERKEAPFLRELNQRLVYRMVRQIEELRRLNEHFVRRAGQLEALHGAVQGITSELDVRTMLEKLLPALGRAIGITQMSVELTEPAGLQVSVKSEQAAQMRSVLTEDGEANQEWEEVEWVLPLVVQQRDLGVMVVHSIVPAGAKGDEEQLLKIVASQVAIAVENARLYEGVKRQMAELRETQSQLVHAAKLAALGEMAAQVAHEINNPLTSVLGFASLLIEDLPSDNAMHEPINLIVTEATRARDIVRDLLDFSRQRPFVPQEVDLNQVLKEVIGLVRHQGIHGVTIEERYAEALPVVEVDPGRMKQVFLNLAHNAIQAMPRGGFLTVRTSAAPEEVMVIVTDTGTGIASHNLVRIFEPFFTTKPEVSGTGLGLSVSLGIVRQHGGTIEVASEIDKGSTFTVRIPRPGRVIDAEPLGCA